A single window of Fervidicoccus fontis Kam940 DNA harbors:
- the deoC gene encoding deoxyribose-phosphate aldolase, with protein MIKIDLKSIPKNQEELARRIDHTVLKIDEKKNGIIRGLEEAEKYSFRSLVIPLCYVKEFSSLSKVPISAVISFPFGQDPLEIKQKQIELAFSNGAKEVDVVINVMSYISGDKSYVENEIKKLSDLTHELGGKVKFIIETGYLDNAGIAELSKMIEKSNGDYIKTSTGFGPRGVNIDDILVIRSAVSREQKIKASGGIRSGIQALLLLAFGANILGASQSVKIVNEYPQALRMFESVYNE; from the coding sequence ATGATAAAAATAGATCTAAAATCTATCCCAAAAAATCAAGAAGAGTTGGCTAGAAGAATAGACCATACAGTTTTGAAAATAGATGAAAAAAAGAACGGAATTATTAGAGGGTTGGAAGAAGCAGAAAAATACTCTTTTAGAAGCTTGGTCATCCCTCTATGCTATGTTAAGGAGTTCTCATCTCTTTCTAAAGTTCCAATATCTGCAGTAATAAGCTTTCCATTCGGTCAAGATCCTTTGGAAATTAAACAGAAACAAATTGAACTTGCCTTCTCCAATGGAGCTAAAGAGGTTGACGTTGTGATCAATGTAATGTCCTATATATCAGGTGACAAAAGTTACGTTGAGAATGAAATAAAAAAGCTTTCTGATCTTACTCATGAGCTTGGGGGAAAAGTTAAGTTTATAATTGAAACCGGATATTTGGACAATGCTGGGATAGCTGAGCTTTCTAAAATGATAGAAAAAAGTAATGGTGACTACATAAAGACATCAACAGGTTTTGGACCTAGAGGTGTAAATATAGATGACATACTTGTAATCAGATCTGCTGTAAGCAGAGAGCAGAAAATCAAAGCTTCAGGAGGAATCAGAAGCGGCATTCAAGCTCTGCTTCTGCTCGCTTTTGGTGCAAATATTTTAGGAGCAAGTCAAAGCGTTAAAATTGTAAATGAATATCCTCAGGCTTTACGCATGTTTGAAAGTGTATATAATGAATGA
- the tenA gene encoding thiaminase II: MTVLNMLFDSIEDIFKAILNHPFLKELSEGSLNEEVFREYIIQDYIYLTNYSKALSLLSSKMPKEEWQKTFIEDAIGVYEVEKAMQESFFSFWNIDRKKLEEVRPNQVTLAYSNHLISTIVLEDYPIGISSVLPCYWIYLEVGKKLAEESSPNPLYKKWIETYSINIKYENIVNRILKIAEETFSELDEKALKKVKRTFRLSTIYEYMFFDAVYKRNDFPFEF, encoded by the coding sequence ATGACCGTTCTCAATATGCTTTTTGATAGTATAGAAGACATTTTTAAAGCAATACTTAATCATCCATTTTTGAAAGAGCTTTCCGAAGGATCGTTAAATGAAGAAGTTTTCAGGGAATACATAATTCAAGATTACATTTATCTAACTAATTACTCGAAAGCTCTATCTCTACTTTCATCGAAAATGCCAAAGGAAGAGTGGCAGAAGACATTTATTGAAGATGCTATTGGAGTATATGAAGTGGAAAAGGCTATGCAGGAGAGCTTTTTCTCATTTTGGAATATCGATAGAAAGAAACTAGAGGAAGTGAGACCGAATCAAGTTACGTTGGCATATTCGAATCATCTAATATCGACTATCGTTTTAGAAGATTATCCTATAGGTATATCATCAGTTCTGCCTTGTTATTGGATTTATTTAGAGGTCGGGAAAAAACTCGCAGAGGAATCTTCTCCAAATCCGCTTTATAAAAAGTGGATAGAAACTTATTCAATTAACATAAAATATGAAAATATAGTTAACAGAATACTCAAAATAGCTGAGGAAACTTTTTCAGAACTTGATGAAAAAGCTTTGAAGAAAGTTAAGAGGACATTTAGGCTCAGCACTATATACGAATATATGTTTTTCGATGCTGTCTATAAGAGGAATGATTTTCCGTTTGAATTTTAG
- a CDS encoding SAM hydrolase/SAM-dependent halogenase family protein, producing the protein MERSYEEGLIAILTDFGDIDNYVAVMKAVIMKENRRVKTLDISNNVLPFSIISGSYLLYTSYKYFPSGTVFLAVIDPGVGSDRKALIVKAGDWFFVGPDNGIFWPIIEENFSQAEAYSISIEKSDLRNISSTFHGRDVFAPIAARLAKNGDPGFFGDPLNLESLSKLSLIKMQKDGAYICFEIIHKDVFGNVVLSSKGKILSIMGKDVEVLKKSDNKKYIFKNVPTFSLLEENELAIYENSFGFLELAKNKGNLFADYGFKIGEKVCLKK; encoded by the coding sequence ATGGAGAGAAGTTATGAAGAAGGCTTAATTGCAATATTAACAGACTTTGGGGATATCGACAATTATGTCGCAGTAATGAAAGCGGTAATAATGAAGGAAAATAGAAGGGTAAAAACATTAGATATTTCTAATAATGTCCTCCCGTTTTCTATTATTAGTGGTTCATATCTTCTTTACACTTCCTATAAATATTTCCCCAGTGGAACGGTCTTCTTAGCAGTAATCGATCCAGGGGTAGGAAGTGATAGGAAGGCTTTAATAGTAAAAGCAGGAGACTGGTTTTTTGTTGGTCCGGATAATGGGATATTTTGGCCTATTATAGAGGAGAATTTCTCTCAAGCAGAAGCCTATTCAATCTCTATTGAAAAGAGCGACCTGCGTAACATATCTTCTACATTTCACGGCAGAGATGTGTTTGCGCCAATAGCGGCTAGGCTTGCTAAAAACGGGGATCCTGGATTTTTCGGTGATCCGCTCAATTTGGAATCCCTTTCTAAGCTTAGCCTTATTAAGATGCAAAAGGACGGTGCTTATATCTGTTTTGAGATTATTCACAAGGACGTTTTTGGAAATGTAGTTCTCTCTTCTAAGGGAAAGATCCTCAGCATTATGGGAAAAGACGTAGAAGTGCTGAAGAAAAGCGATAACAAGAAATATATTTTTAAGAATGTTCCTACTTTTAGCTTATTAGAAGAAAATGAACTTGCAATTTATGAAAACAGCTTTGGATTCCTGGAGCTTGCAAAGAACAAGGGTAATTTATTCGCAGATTATGGATTTAAAATTGGTGAAAAGGTTTGTTTGAAGAAATAA
- a CDS encoding nicotinamide-nucleotide adenylyltransferase, with protein MLFPGRFQPLHYGHIEVIKWMLNFGDEIIIAIGSAQKSHMVDNPFTAGERMVMIREALKEEGFDLSKFYIVPVPDIEYNSIWISYLESLLPPFDAVCSRNPLVIRLAKEERYDVLVPPFFLRSEYSGKKIRKKMLSGEKWESYVPPSVARIIKQISGIQRLIDSSLSDELE; from the coding sequence ATATTATTTCCAGGAAGGTTTCAACCACTTCACTATGGACATATAGAAGTTATAAAATGGATGCTAAATTTTGGCGATGAAATAATAATTGCAATTGGTAGCGCGCAAAAAAGCCATATGGTCGATAATCCGTTTACTGCAGGAGAGAGGATGGTTATGATAAGAGAGGCATTAAAGGAAGAAGGCTTCGATCTGAGCAAATTCTATATAGTGCCTGTGCCCGATATAGAGTATAACAGCATATGGATTTCTTACCTAGAATCCCTCTTACCTCCTTTTGATGCTGTATGCTCTAGAAATCCCCTTGTCATAAGACTTGCTAAAGAAGAAAGATATGATGTTCTAGTTCCTCCATTCTTTCTTAGGTCAGAATATAGTGGCAAGAAAATTAGGAAAAAAATGCTCAGTGGAGAGAAATGGGAAAGCTATGTTCCTCCTTCAGTAGCGAGAATCATAAAGCAAATCAGCGGCATTCAAAGGCTTATCGATTCATCGCTTAGTGACGAATTAGAATGA
- the sufB gene encoding Fe-S cluster assembly protein SufB — MSEDLSREEIRRKISMLTEQRGLENNSVKYSFQIKGELEESIIEEISQLKNEPEWMLRLRKKAFEWYKKLPTPNWLLGVEELTIDELTHYLKPDVNLAKSWEELPENIRKMYEVLNIPEVEARALSGLSLHLESDTIYLKTKKALEEKGVIMIPMEEAVKKYPDIVKSYFSKVFPFTEHKFIALHYALWSSGVFVYVPKNVKIRQPIEAFFVISQALEGQYEHTLIVLDENSYIEFIEGCSAPMYKTYSFHDGAVEIYAHKNSHIKFTTLQNWSENVINFNNKRAIAEEGAEVDWLEGSVGSKVTYVYPSTILKGDNSKTTIYTITLSKGNKIKDAGAKVIMNGKNTAAKIVNKSISADGGINIYRGLIRINKGAINSRATSSCESLILDEKSKAYTYPHNQVLEDTAFVNHEAKTGKINEDQLFYLESRGLRENEAKSIIVLGYLENVLVNLPFEMASVLNSVIQLEFSSIGGKG; from the coding sequence ATGAGTGAGGATTTAAGCAGAGAAGAAATTAGAAGAAAAATTTCTATGCTGACAGAACAGAGAGGATTGGAAAATAATTCAGTAAAGTATTCGTTCCAAATTAAAGGAGAGTTGGAAGAGAGCATTATCGAAGAAATTAGTCAATTAAAAAATGAGCCTGAGTGGATGCTGAGGCTGAGGAAAAAAGCTTTTGAATGGTATAAAAAGCTTCCAACACCAAATTGGCTCCTTGGAGTAGAGGAACTTACAATAGACGAGCTCACGCATTATTTAAAGCCTGATGTTAACCTAGCTAAAAGCTGGGAGGAGTTACCGGAAAATATTAGGAAAATGTATGAAGTCCTTAATATCCCTGAGGTAGAGGCTAGGGCTCTTTCTGGGTTGAGCTTGCATTTAGAAAGCGATACAATTTATCTTAAAACTAAGAAGGCATTAGAAGAAAAAGGAGTTATAATGATCCCTATGGAAGAAGCTGTTAAAAAATATCCAGATATAGTTAAAAGTTATTTTTCCAAAGTTTTTCCGTTTACTGAGCATAAGTTTATTGCTCTTCACTATGCACTTTGGAGCAGCGGAGTGTTTGTGTACGTGCCAAAAAATGTGAAGATAAGGCAACCTATTGAGGCTTTTTTCGTAATATCTCAGGCTCTTGAAGGACAGTATGAGCATACCCTCATAGTTTTAGATGAAAACAGCTATATCGAGTTTATTGAGGGCTGTTCAGCACCAATGTACAAAACGTACAGTTTTCATGATGGCGCTGTCGAAATCTATGCGCATAAAAACAGCCATATAAAATTCACAACCCTTCAAAATTGGAGTGAAAATGTTATCAATTTCAATAACAAAAGAGCGATTGCTGAGGAAGGTGCAGAAGTCGACTGGTTAGAGGGAAGCGTTGGAAGCAAAGTTACTTATGTTTATCCTAGTACCATACTAAAAGGTGACAATTCTAAAACTACTATTTATACCATAACTCTTTCAAAGGGAAATAAGATTAAAGATGCTGGCGCAAAGGTAATTATGAATGGAAAGAATACAGCGGCCAAAATAGTCAATAAAAGTATAAGTGCCGATGGTGGTATAAACATCTACAGAGGGCTGATTAGGATAAATAAAGGGGCAATAAATTCAAGGGCTACAAGCAGCTGTGAAAGTTTAATTCTTGATGAAAAAAGTAAAGCTTATACATATCCTCACAATCAGGTTCTAGAAGATACTGCATTTGTAAATCATGAGGCTAAAACTGGAAAGATAAATGAGGATCAGTTGTTTTACTTAGAAAGCAGAGGCCTAAGGGAAAATGAGGCTAAAAGCATTATAGTATTAGGATATCTAGAAAACGTACTAGTTAATTTGCCTTTCGAAATGGCTTCAGTTCTTAACTCTGTAATACAGCTTGAATTTTCCAGCATTGGAGGGAAAGGATAG
- a CDS encoding threonyl-tRNA synthetase editing domain-containing protein: MRILQIHAKKFSFRTVSEALQKKDETPIHELSKENVLVAFISVERGDDEKVIENATESIAEHAKKVNANSIIIYPYAHLSSNLEKPDQSIKILDELSERLKDKKLEVARAPFGWYKEFELSSFGHPLAELSREFSSAVSLQIKLSKNSYDKLVNDYLKRFGFEVYSNGFNIKEPWDSLVKEFCMLKAENEFYETLNGVTLKEGSRSFFKAKILPGNNEIFDCTMDIDFSIIRNNIKNLKLENEEGIAFYRSENVDSIPVATIINNRYFPFFNGSLFSLILDRLIELEEKKALSPYLPMLFSPYQSVILKVGNVNEEKIIEVKRLLESIGLKRVYLDLSNEKIGSKLRKWGMKWVPLVFIYGEREEETNTIILRERKTNVQYTISLSELEGAVKKFLETQ, encoded by the coding sequence ATGAGGATTTTGCAGATTCATGCGAAAAAGTTTTCTTTTAGAACAGTTTCGGAAGCGCTACAGAAGAAAGATGAGACACCCATACACGAACTTAGCAAAGAAAATGTCCTTGTTGCTTTTATAAGTGTAGAAAGAGGAGACGACGAAAAGGTAATAGAAAATGCGACAGAATCTATAGCCGAACATGCAAAAAAAGTCAATGCTAATAGCATTATCATTTATCCATATGCTCACTTATCTAGCAATTTAGAAAAGCCTGACCAGTCTATAAAAATTTTAGATGAGCTTAGCGAAAGGTTAAAAGATAAAAAACTGGAAGTGGCTAGAGCTCCTTTCGGCTGGTATAAGGAATTTGAGCTTTCGTCCTTTGGACATCCTCTTGCAGAACTGTCAAGAGAGTTCTCTTCTGCGGTATCGCTTCAAATTAAGCTATCAAAAAACTCATATGATAAGCTTGTCAACGACTATCTCAAGAGGTTTGGCTTTGAGGTTTATTCCAATGGATTTAACATAAAAGAACCTTGGGACAGCTTAGTTAAAGAGTTCTGTATGCTCAAAGCTGAAAACGAATTTTATGAAACCCTGAATGGAGTCACTTTAAAAGAAGGAAGCAGAAGTTTTTTCAAAGCGAAAATATTGCCAGGAAACAACGAGATCTTTGACTGCACAATGGATATAGACTTTTCTATTATTAGGAATAACATTAAGAATTTGAAACTTGAAAATGAGGAGGGCATTGCTTTTTACAGAAGTGAAAATGTGGACTCAATACCAGTAGCAACAATCATTAATAATAGATATTTCCCTTTCTTCAACGGAAGCCTCTTTTCCCTTATACTAGATAGATTAATAGAACTCGAGGAAAAGAAAGCACTAAGTCCATATTTACCTATGCTATTTTCACCATATCAAAGCGTAATTCTTAAGGTTGGAAACGTAAATGAAGAAAAGATAATAGAAGTAAAAAGACTGCTAGAATCGATAGGCCTTAAAAGGGTGTATCTAGATCTCAGCAATGAAAAGATTGGTAGCAAATTACGAAAATGGGGGATGAAGTGGGTTCCACTGGTTTTTATCTATGGAGAAAGAGAGGAGGAAACTAATACTATAATTTTAAGGGAAAGAAAAACCAATGTACAATATACTATCTCTTTAAGTGAGTTAGAAGGTGCAGTAAAGAAATTTTTAGAAACCCAATAA
- the sufC gene encoding Fe-S cluster assembly ATPase SufC has translation MEQLTVETISLTASVRDKIIIKNVSLKCNNGEVLAIMGPNGSGKTSLANVIMGHPRYEVISGKIYINGEDVTNLSAHERSLRGLMLLFQSPPEIPGVRLSNIILSSYNKKIGKEVELLKVHRPEVIKEMNEATSEVGLSTDFLYRELNVGFSGGERKRAELLQALVLKPINIIMDEPDSGLDVDGLKIVSNIIKRMKEEDRAVILITHYTRLFKYVEPEKVMLLFNGEKIAEGGSELAKQVDELGYKKFAEKLGITAGDLNE, from the coding sequence GTGGAGCAATTGACGGTAGAAACAATCTCCCTAACAGCGTCAGTTAGAGACAAAATCATTATTAAAAATGTGAGCTTAAAGTGCAACAATGGCGAAGTCCTTGCTATAATGGGTCCAAATGGAAGCGGAAAGACCTCTTTAGCAAACGTGATAATGGGTCATCCGAGGTATGAAGTAATCAGCGGTAAAATTTACATAAATGGGGAAGATGTTACAAATTTGAGTGCGCATGAGAGAAGCTTGAGGGGGCTTATGTTACTGTTTCAATCTCCTCCAGAAATACCGGGAGTAAGGCTTAGCAATATAATACTTAGCTCATACAACAAAAAAATTGGAAAAGAAGTCGAGCTTCTTAAAGTGCATAGACCTGAAGTAATAAAAGAGATGAATGAGGCTACAAGTGAAGTAGGGCTTTCCACAGATTTTCTATACAGGGAGTTGAATGTAGGATTCAGCGGAGGAGAGAGAAAGAGGGCTGAGCTTCTTCAAGCACTAGTGCTTAAACCTATAAACATCATAATGGACGAGCCTGATAGTGGATTGGATGTAGACGGACTTAAGATAGTATCTAATATCATAAAAAGAATGAAAGAAGAGGATAGAGCCGTGATCCTCATAACCCATTATACGAGACTTTTCAAATATGTAGAGCCTGAAAAGGTTATGTTGCTTTTCAATGGAGAGAAAATAGCTGAAGGTGGAAGCGAACTTGCAAAACAAGTTGACGAGTTGGGATATAAAAAATTTGCGGAAAAGCTTGGCATTACTGCAGGTGATTTAAATGAGTGA
- a CDS encoding DMT family transporter: MKEEGKALVFFLIYVIGSVPLNFFVKDLLEYFSIGFSLFIRFIIMLLFTILFSKKIILNKNIAVLSFFVFLSTTLWLYSLIYLSPADSLVLSYSMPLIASLIGRRILNEKSGEIYGVLVAFLGYIAYSYNLMKGFTLYGTVLSFINAFAWAYYSVLYRKLRTFDVFVLNSSVFLICSLFSLAVLPLYQPIIKAGADDNVFADVIWFATIGGAIQFLSWNRVLSIWSASKATVLSYIVPILTFIIQCFSNKESPSLLQVIGIALITIGVILTFRNELKNHSNSSLSDESISL, translated from the coding sequence ATGAAGGAAGAAGGAAAAGCTTTGGTTTTCTTTTTAATATATGTGATCGGGAGCGTCCCACTGAATTTTTTCGTAAAAGATCTTCTGGAATATTTTAGCATTGGTTTTTCCCTTTTTATCAGATTCATCATCATGCTCTTATTTACAATACTGTTTTCGAAGAAGATCATTTTAAACAAAAATATAGCAGTTCTTTCTTTTTTCGTCTTTTTGAGTACAACGTTGTGGCTATATAGCCTCATATATCTTTCTCCAGCAGATTCACTAGTTTTAAGCTATTCTATGCCATTAATTGCATCATTAATTGGAAGAAGGATTTTGAACGAAAAAAGCGGAGAAATATATGGAGTACTTGTGGCTTTTTTGGGCTATATAGCTTACAGTTATAACTTAATGAAAGGTTTCACATTATACGGAACTGTTCTTTCTTTTATAAATGCATTTGCATGGGCTTATTATAGCGTTCTTTATAGAAAACTGAGAACCTTTGATGTATTTGTTCTTAATTCATCAGTTTTCCTTATTTGTTCGTTGTTCTCCCTCGCTGTACTCCCTTTATATCAGCCTATCATTAAAGCAGGGGCTGATGACAATGTGTTCGCTGATGTTATTTGGTTCGCAACAATTGGAGGAGCGATTCAATTTCTTTCTTGGAACAGAGTCCTTTCTATATGGTCGGCAAGCAAAGCTACAGTTTTAAGCTATATTGTTCCAATTTTGACTTTTATCATCCAATGCTTCTCAAATAAGGAGAGTCCATCGCTTCTTCAAGTAATTGGAATAGCTTTAATAACAATAGGCGTCATTTTAACATTCAGAAACGAATTAAAAAATCATTCTAATTCGTCACTAAGCGATGAATCGATAAGCCTTTGA
- a CDS encoding SufD family Fe-S cluster assembly protein yields the protein MASSELELEKMPYQKFKDSPTIKYYTDWATFDELLGYMPEGTVGWIDIGTLKKSPTILLKPDGFEYSGINDIGVEKFSRNALKLYDLSEGKVYAKHFLRIDKYISLLIKEGEKRNVKLAIIPPKKGSSSHHLSIKLERSASLNLEVIYAPISESSLSSFTLEIDGEGENKIKILNLVKAPNNSPFFYETRILGRGKDDISVRTATSGGIIHNRADIVILGSMSKANIKALSLVTNNNRADLTTNILNDSSQGIAEILVRGINAGGEIVHRGTLKAETNSIESENKLRSYLIKTSKNSINHSVPILEITTNLIKTAEHSTDISDIPEDILFYLSSRGLKREEAVFLLTQSMLIDMVEDLFENSNEAIEWSNNFLKNIRL from the coding sequence ATGGCGTCTTCTGAATTAGAATTAGAAAAGATGCCCTATCAGAAGTTCAAGGACAGTCCTACTATCAAATACTATACTGATTGGGCTACTTTTGATGAATTGTTAGGGTACATGCCAGAGGGAACAGTAGGATGGATTGACATAGGTACGTTGAAAAAATCCCCTACAATATTGCTAAAGCCGGACGGCTTTGAGTATAGCGGAATAAACGATATAGGAGTTGAGAAATTTTCAAGAAATGCATTGAAGCTGTACGACTTAAGTGAAGGCAAAGTGTATGCCAAGCACTTCTTAAGAATAGATAAGTATATTTCACTGCTCATAAAAGAGGGCGAAAAGCGCAATGTAAAATTAGCAATTATTCCGCCTAAAAAAGGATCATCATCTCATCATCTTTCAATAAAATTAGAAAGAAGTGCATCGTTAAATCTTGAGGTTATATATGCTCCGATTTCTGAGTCATCTCTTTCAAGCTTTACTTTGGAAATTGATGGAGAGGGAGAAAACAAGATAAAAATACTAAATTTGGTTAAAGCCCCAAACAATAGTCCGTTCTTTTATGAGACAAGAATTCTTGGAAGAGGTAAAGATGATATAAGCGTAAGGACTGCTACAAGTGGAGGCATCATCCACAACAGAGCCGACATAGTTATCTTAGGAAGCATGTCTAAAGCTAATATAAAGGCTCTATCATTAGTCACAAACAACAACAGAGCAGATCTTACAACTAATATTCTAAATGACTCTTCTCAAGGCATAGCGGAAATACTTGTAAGAGGAATTAATGCGGGCGGAGAGATAGTTCACAGAGGCACATTAAAGGCAGAAACTAATTCTATCGAAAGCGAAAATAAGCTAAGAAGCTATCTAATAAAAACATCGAAAAATTCAATAAACCACTCTGTTCCAATACTGGAAATAACCACTAATTTAATAAAGACTGCAGAGCACAGTACTGACATATCCGACATTCCAGAGGACATCCTGTTCTATTTGTCAAGCAGAGGGCTAAAAAGAGAGGAGGCAGTTTTTCTTCTAACGCAATCAATGCTCATTGATATGGTGGAGGATCTGTTTGAAAATTCAAACGAAGCTATAGAATGGTCAAATAACTTCTTAAAAAACATTCGTTTGTAA
- a CDS encoding prenyltransferase — MTKARELFTYARPWSFPMTIIAISFGVFYALLKGFSPDILLKSLIVILGGILFHASANLWNDYYDYKRGVDIKEAPTNIYRKHPILSNSISSQGIFIYASLSAIVGVLLGILIYIFWGNIWGIIFGIIGPFLSFMYTGSKFALKYLSLGELEAFIAYGFLFSIGSYAIITGDLTFRPAIFSIPYGFLVAAVLTANNTRDIDFDLSRGAKTLSVRIGKKLSLILLECELTLPYILTLILVFMKIFPVWVIISLASLYRALKTIKNFKEKVPSNADPLLAKITLEFGLLFLIGLAISLLIL; from the coding sequence TTGACTAAAGCTAGAGAGTTATTTACTTATGCAAGGCCTTGGTCCTTTCCTATGACGATTATTGCTATATCTTTCGGAGTATTCTATGCGCTTTTAAAAGGTTTTTCGCCCGATATTTTATTAAAATCGTTGATCGTTATCCTGGGAGGTATACTCTTTCATGCTTCTGCTAATCTTTGGAATGATTATTATGATTATAAAAGAGGAGTAGACATAAAAGAAGCACCAACCAACATTTATAGAAAGCATCCAATCCTTTCTAATAGTATTAGTTCACAAGGAATTTTTATATATGCTTCATTATCCGCTATTGTAGGTGTTTTGCTCGGAATTCTTATATATATATTTTGGGGCAATATTTGGGGTATAATTTTTGGAATAATTGGTCCTTTTCTAAGCTTCATGTACACAGGTTCAAAGTTTGCGTTAAAATATCTCTCATTAGGTGAGCTTGAAGCATTCATTGCATATGGCTTTCTTTTTTCTATCGGAAGCTATGCGATAATTACAGGTGACTTAACCTTTAGACCAGCAATTTTTTCGATACCGTATGGGTTTCTCGTTGCCGCTGTATTAACTGCAAATAATACTAGAGATATAGACTTCGATCTATCAAGGGGAGCGAAAACTTTATCGGTAAGGATTGGGAAAAAGCTCTCATTAATTCTTCTTGAATGTGAATTAACTCTTCCTTACATTTTAACATTGATCCTTGTTTTTATGAAAATTTTTCCGGTATGGGTCATAATTTCACTTGCAAGCTTATACAGAGCGCTAAAAACTATAAAGAATTTTAAAGAGAAAGTACCTAGCAATGCGGATCCCTTGTTAGCAAAAATAACATTAGAATTTGGTTTATTGTTTTTAATAGGACTTGCAATTAGCTTACTAATCTTGTAA